A region of Polyodon spathula isolate WHYD16114869_AA chromosome 4, ASM1765450v1, whole genome shotgun sequence DNA encodes the following proteins:
- the LOC121314316 gene encoding protein Wnt-9a-like isoform X1 — translation MLDGHLLLGWLSFTIIVLLINLPGPTTAYFGLTVNEPLSILPLNTEPEETAGKAHYKLCDRLKLEKKQRRMCRRDPGVAETLMEAISMSALECQYQFRFERWNCTLEGRYRTSLLKRGLTHAMAKACSAGRMERCTCDEAPDLENRKAWQWGGCGDNLKYSNKFVKEFLGKKSSKDLRARVDLHNTNVGMKVIKAGVETTCKCHGVSGSCTVQTCWRQLSPFHEIGKQLKQRYETSLKVGSTTNEATGEGDISHVRMQPLPGPSDQIPRTTDLIYIDDSPIFCQVSMYSPGTSARKCYKDKNCESICCGRGHNTQSRVVTRPCQCQVRWCCYVECKQCTQREEVYTCKN, via the exons GCTGACAGTTAATGAACCCCTGTCCATCCTCCCCCTGAACACTGAGCCTGAGGAAACAGCAGGCAAGGCTCACTACAAACTGTGCGACCGGCTGAAACTGGAGAAGAAGCAGCGGAGGATGTGCAGGCGAGACCCTGGTGTGGCGGAGACCCTGATGGAGGCCATCAGCATGAGTGCCCTCGAGTGTCAGTACCAGTTCAGGTTCGAGAGGTGGAACTGCACCCTGGAGGGACGCTACCGTACCAGTCTGCTCAAAAGAG GGTTGACTCACGCCATGGCCAAGGCCTGCAGTGCGGGCCGCATGGAGCGCTGCACCTGTGACGAGGCACCAGACCTGGAGAACAGGAAGGCCTGGCAGTGGGGAGGATGCGGGGACAACCTCAAGTACAGTAACAAGTTTGTCAAGGAGTTCCTGGGCAAGAAATCCAGCAAGGACCTCCGGGCCCGAGTTGACTTGCACAACACCAACGTCGGAATGAAG GTGATCAAGGCAGGAGTGGAGACAACGTGCAAGTGCCATGGAGTATCTGGATCCTGCACGGTCCAGACCTGCTGGCGACAGCTCTCTCCTTTCCACGAGATTGGCAAGCAGCTGAAGCAGAGATATGAGACCTCACTCAAGGTGGGCAGCACCACCAATGAGGCGACGGGGGAAGGAGACATCTCCCATGTCAGGATGCAACCCCTGCCTGGCCCCAGCGACCAGATCCCCAGGACCACCGATCTCATTTACATCGACGACTCGCCAATTTTCTGCCAGGTGAGCATGTATTCACCAGGGACCTCTGCGAGGAAGTGCTACAAGGACAAGAACTGCGAAAGCATCTGCTGCGGCCGAGGTCACAACACTCAAAGCCGGGTAGTGACCAGACCCTGCCAGTGCCAGGTGCGCTGGTGCTGCTATGTGGAGTGCAAGCAGTGTACACAGAGAGAGGAGGTTTATACCTGCAAGAATTAA
- the LOC121314316 gene encoding protein Wnt-9a-like isoform X2 gives MLDGHLLLGWLSFTIIVLLINLPGPTTAYFGLTVNEPLSILPLNTEPEETAGKAHYKLCDRLKLEKKQRRMCRRDPGVAETLMEAISMSALECQYQFRFERWNCTLEGRYRTSLLKRGFKETAFLYAISSAGLTHAMAKACSAGRMERCTCDEAPDLENRKAWQWGGCGDNLKYSNKFVKEFLGKKSSKDLRARVDLHNTNVGMKVIKAGVETTCKCHGVSGSCTVQTCWRQLSPFHEIGKQLKQRYETSLKVGSTTNEATGEGDISHVRMQPLPGPSDQIPRTTDLIYIDDSPIFCQVSMYSPGTSARKCYKDKNCESICCGRGHNTQSRVVTRPCQCQVRWCCYVECKQCTQREEVYTCKN, from the exons GCTGACAGTTAATGAACCCCTGTCCATCCTCCCCCTGAACACTGAGCCTGAGGAAACAGCAGGCAAGGCTCACTACAAACTGTGCGACCGGCTGAAACTGGAGAAGAAGCAGCGGAGGATGTGCAGGCGAGACCCTGGTGTGGCGGAGACCCTGATGGAGGCCATCAGCATGAGTGCCCTCGAGTGTCAGTACCAGTTCAGGTTCGAGAGGTGGAACTGCACCCTGGAGGGACGCTACCGTACCAGTCTGCTCAAAAGAG GATTCAAGGAGACCGCGTTCCTATATGCCATCTCATCAGCAGGGTTGACTCACGCCATGGCCAAGGCCTGCAGTGCGGGCCGCATGGAGCGCTGCACCTGTGACGAGGCACCAGACCTGGAGAACAGGAAGGCCTGGCAGTGGGGAGGATGCGGGGACAACCTCAAGTACAGTAACAAGTTTGTCAAGGAGTTCCTGGGCAAGAAATCCAGCAAGGACCTCCGGGCCCGAGTTGACTTGCACAACACCAACGTCGGAATGAAG GTGATCAAGGCAGGAGTGGAGACAACGTGCAAGTGCCATGGAGTATCTGGATCCTGCACGGTCCAGACCTGCTGGCGACAGCTCTCTCCTTTCCACGAGATTGGCAAGCAGCTGAAGCAGAGATATGAGACCTCACTCAAGGTGGGCAGCACCACCAATGAGGCGACGGGGGAAGGAGACATCTCCCATGTCAGGATGCAACCCCTGCCTGGCCCCAGCGACCAGATCCCCAGGACCACCGATCTCATTTACATCGACGACTCGCCAATTTTCTGCCAGGTGAGCATGTATTCACCAGGGACCTCTGCGAGGAAGTGCTACAAGGACAAGAACTGCGAAAGCATCTGCTGCGGCCGAGGTCACAACACTCAAAGCCGGGTAGTGACCAGACCCTGCCAGTGCCAGGTGCGCTGGTGCTGCTATGTGGAGTGCAAGCAGTGTACACAGAGAGAGGAGGTTTATACCTGCAAGAATTAA